In a genomic window of Suricata suricatta isolate VVHF042 chromosome 12, meerkat_22Aug2017_6uvM2_HiC, whole genome shotgun sequence:
- the TFAP2C gene encoding LOW QUALITY PROTEIN: transcription factor AP-2 gamma (The sequence of the model RefSeq protein was modified relative to this genomic sequence to represent the inferred CDS: inserted 1 base in 1 codon), whose protein sequence is MRTSRFVRFIRVRSLPTFFXSGAAGMCGLVSARSPHGAYGMPTSSSGPGGSWPQAWGSAPALQSASGVGAPRPSAPGFEGEFLQVFLEVSLLRGLAALQRMLRRAAPRGGGRAARVRAELARWGPGGARLRAAAPAAWPGRQSQEGAGLPSHHGRPAGLLPHLSGLEAGAMSARRDAYRRSDLLLPHAHALDAAGLAENLGLHDMAHQMEEVQNVEDQHLLLHDQTVIRKGPISMTKNPLSVPCQKELVGAVMNPSEVFCSVPGRLSLLSSTSKYKVTVAEVQRRLSPPECLNASLLGGVLRRAKSKNGGRSLREKLDKIGLNLPAGRRKAAHVTLLTSLVEGEAVHLARDFAYVCEAEFPSKPVAEYLTRPHLGGRNEMAARKNMLLAAQQVCKEFTDLLNQDRTPNGNNRPAPVLESNIQNCLSHFSLITHGFGSQAICAAVSAVQNYIKEALIVIDKSYLNPGDQSPADSSKTLEKMEKHRK, encoded by the exons ATGCGCACTTCCCGCTTCGTGCGCTTTATCCGCGTTCGCAGCCTCCCCACGTTCT GGTCTGGCGCCGCTGGCATGTGCGGGCTGGTGAGCGCGCGCAGCCCGCACGGTGCCTACGGCATGCCGACCTCCTCCTCCGGCCCCGGCGGCTCCTGGCCCCAGGCCTGGGGTTCGGCCCCGGCTCTGCAGAGCGCCTCGGGCGTCGGAGCTCCCCGGCCTTCGGCGCCGGGCTTTGAGGGCGAGTTCCTCCAGGTGTTTCTCGAAGTCTCTTTGCTCCGCGGACTGGCGGCTTTGCAACGAATGCTCCGCCGCGCAGCGCCTCGGGGAGGAGGGCGGGCCGCGCGGGTCCGGGCTGAGCTGGCGCGGTGGGGCCCCGGGGGCGCGCGGCTCCGCGCCGCCGCTCCGGCCG CCTGGCCGGGGCGCCAGAGCCAGGAGGGGGCCGGGCTGCCCTCGCACCACGGGCGCCCGGCCGGCCTGCTGCCCCATCTCTCCGGGCTGGAGGCCGGCGCCATGAGCGCCCGCAGGGATGCCTACCGACGCTCCGACCTGCTGCTGCCGCACGCGCACGCCCTGGACGCCGCGGGCCTGGCCGAGAACTTGGGGCTCCACGACATGGCGCACCAGATGGAGGAGGTGCAG AATGTCGAGGACCAGCACCTTCTCCTGCATGACCAGACTGTTATTCGCAAAG GTCCTATTTCAATGACCAAGAATCCGCTGAGTGTCCCTTGTCAGAAGGAGCTGGTCGGGGCTGTGATGAACCCCAGCGAGGTCTTCTGCTCGGTTCCTGGAAGATTGTCCCTCCTCAGCTCCACTTCTAAATACAAAGTGACAGTTGCTGAGGTTCAGAGACGATTGTCCCCGCCCGAGTGCTTAAATGCCTCGTTACTGGGAGGTGTTCTCAGAAG AGCCAAATCTAAAAATGGAGGCCGGTCCTTGCGGGAGAAGTTGGACAAGATTGGGCTGAATCTTCCGGCCGGGAGACGGAAAGCTGCCCACGTCACCCTCCTGACGTCCTTAGTGGAAG GTGAGGCTGTTCATTTGGCTCGGGACTTTGCCTATGTCTGTGAAGCCGAATTTCCTAGTAAGCCTGTGGCTGAATATCTAACCAGACCTCATCTCGGAGGGCGGAATGAGATGGCTGCTAGGAAGAACATGCTGCTGGCGGCACA GCAGGTGTGTAAAGAATTCACAGACCTTCTCAATCAAGACCGAACGCCCAACGGGAACAACCGGCCCGCTCCGGTGCTGGAGTCGAACATACAGAACTGTCTGTCTCATTTCAGCCTGATCACCCACGGGTTTGGCAGCCAGGCCATCTGTGCTGCCGTGTCTGCTGTACAGAACTACATCAAAGAAGCCCTGATAGTCATAGACAAATCCTATCTGAACCCTGGAGACCAGAGTCCAGCCGATTCTAGCAAAACCCTGGAGAAAATGGAGAAGCACAGGAAATAA